Within Chloroflexota bacterium, the genomic segment GTTTCTGGTCGTGACCGGTCGAGTCGGCCTGCGTTCGTACATCGCATTCGGTCCGTACCTCGTGGCCGGCTACGTCCTGACTCTGCTTCGCGAGGCCTCTTTGCTGGCCCCATCGGCCGCGGCCGCCCTGCCATTCTGAGCCGATCGGCCTATTCGACCGATCTCACAACGGCTGGTACCCTGTCGCCCGATGCATCCGGCTATGCAGCGGCGGCGTCGGCAGTTGCTGACCCGCCGAGGCGCTCGGCGTGGGTCTCAACACCGAGGGCTGCTCCTGGCTTTCCTCGTCGTATTCGGGCTCTTCGGAGTCCTGATCGGCGGCTCGGTGCTTGGCGCGGGGGCGGGCGCGCTGTTCGCCTACAACTACTTCGCGACCGGCCTGCCCGACCCGCACCTCCTGGATGAGGTGCCGCTGCCGCAGTCCAGCCTCGTGTACGACCGCACCGGCGCCGTCCTGCTGGCTCGTTTCGAATGTCAGAACCGCGAATCGGTGCGATTCGACGAGATCCCCGGCGTCATCGTGGACGCCACGGTGGCGAGCGAGGACCAGACGTTCTGGACCAACAACGGGGTGGACGTCCAGGCTGTCGCCCGCGCCGCGTACGCCAACCTGCAGGCCGGGTCGATCGTCCAGGGCGCATCGACCATCACCCAGCAGGTGATCAAGTACGCCGGTTCCATCGTGCTGGCCCAGGAGCAGGTGGGCGACGCCATCGCCCTGCCCAGCATCGCCCCCCTGGGCGACATCGCGGGCGGCGACGGCAATATCGAGGACGACGTCTGCCCGCCGCCGCAGCTGACCTTCCTCGAAGGCCGCGGGTTCGAGGACAAGATCCGCGAGCAGATCATGTCCATGCAGGTCACCGCGGCGTACCCGGGCCGCGAGGGCAAGGAGCTCATCCTGGCGACCTACCTGAACCTGATCTTCTACGGGAATGGCTCGTACGGGATCAAGGCCGCGGCCGCCAACTACTTCGGGGTCACCGATCTGTCCCAGATGACGCTGGCCCAGGCCGCCTTCCTGTCGGCCCTCCCGCAGCGTCCCAGCGCACTGGACCCCTACCAGAACGGAGGCGGCCCCCCGGGCTCCCCCGAAGCGGCCGCGGATGCCATGCGGGAGCGCGACGGCGTGCTGTTCAACATGCTCGGCGAGGGCTACATCACCCTGGATGAGTACGAGACCGCCACAACCACCACCTGGGAGGAGATGAATCCCAGCCGGGTCGTCCACCCGCTGCTCGAGCCGCATTTCACGTTCCGCGTCCAGAGGGAGATGGTCAACATCCTGGCCTCGCTCGGCGTGCCTGACCCGGAGCAGGCGGTCCGCACCGGCGGATACCACGTCATCACCACCCTCGACTACCCGCTGCAGCAGGTCGCCCGGTCGGAGGTCGTGCGCTGGGTCGCGGCATTGGGCGACAAGAACGTCCACAACGGGGCGCTGGTGGCGATCGACTCGGCCACCGGAGAAATCGTCGCCTACATCGGCAGCGTGGACTACTACAACCAGGAGGATCCGCTCGTCCAGGGCCAGTTCGACGTGGCCGGTCTGGCCCGTAGGCAGCCGGGATCGGCCTGGAAGCCCATCGTCTACACCTCCGCCTTCCAGGCTCGCCAGGCGACGGTGTCAACCATGTTCGTGGACGCGCTGACCAACTTCGGGAACGAGCAATTCCCCTACCTGCCGACCAACGCCGACGTCCAGGAGCATGGCCCGCTCTTGGCCATGGACGCCCTGCGCTACTCCCTGAACGTGCCCTCAGTCCAGATGCAGGGTCTGGTGGGTCCGGATATCACCGCGCACTTCGCCGAGTCCCTGGGCATCGCCAGCTACGACTACATCATGGCCCAGGATCCAGGCCTTTCCCTGGGCCTGGGGACCGTGCCCGTCAACCTCACCACCTTCACCCAGGGATACAGCGTCTTCGCCCAGCAGGGTCGTCTTCACCCGGCCACGGCCGTCATCGAGATTCGTGACCGCGATGGCCAGGTGGTCTACACCCGTGCGGCCAACGGGCCGGCCGAGACCACCCCGTTGTCCCCGGCCGAGGCCTACCTGACCCACTGGATCATCGAGGGCAACACGAACCCGGCCACCAACCTGCTGTGGGGTCCTCGCGCCCGCATCACCGATCCCAGCGGCGTGCGGCGACACGCCGGGTTCAAGACCGGAACCACGGACGACTTCAAGGACGTGTCCGGCCTCGGCTACATCCCCGGCAGCCTGACGGTCGGGGTCTGGATGGGCAACGCCGGCGGGGAGCCCATGTCCAACGCGCTCGGGCAGGGACTGTTCTCGGCGGACGGCCCGCTGTACCTGTGGCACGACTTCATGGAACTGGCCGTCAATCAGCCATGGGACTGGAACGGGCACCAGCCGGTCCCCAACCTCGACTTCGCCCAGCCCGCAGGCGTGCAGATGTCCGCGGTGTGCCGGTTCAGTGGCATGAGCCCGGGCGGGGGCTGCGGCCAGACGATCCAGATCCCGTTCCTGGAAGGCACGCTGCCGCCGGTCGACAACGTCCACCACACGGACCAGTGGCATCCCAACGGGTGCTTCGACATCGTCCAGTACGTCCAGCAGGCCGGACGGCCGCCCCGATGGGTGGCGGCGGCAGCGGCCTGGGCAGACAAGTTGAACAATGGGCGGCAGGCCAGGAGTGGGAGCCAATACAACATTGCCCCGCTGCACGGCACCGGCGGATTTGGCGGCCCCATCTGCGGCGAGCTGATGGCGACGCCGACGCCGAGCCCGTCGCCGCCCGGCTGCCGCGGCAACCAGAGCTGCCCGCCAGCGCCGAGCTGCCCGCCGCAACCGTTGCCGTGCGTCACCCCGGCGGCAGCGGTCGACTCGCCTCTCGCATCCGGAGGGCCGGTCTC encodes:
- a CDS encoding transglycosylase domain-containing protein translates to MHPAMQRRRRQLLTRRGARRGSQHRGLLLAFLVVFGLFGVLIGGSVLGAGAGALFAYNYFATGLPDPHLLDEVPLPQSSLVYDRTGAVLLARFECQNRESVRFDEIPGVIVDATVASEDQTFWTNNGVDVQAVARAAYANLQAGSIVQGASTITQQVIKYAGSIVLAQEQVGDAIALPSIAPLGDIAGGDGNIEDDVCPPPQLTFLEGRGFEDKIREQIMSMQVTAAYPGREGKELILATYLNLIFYGNGSYGIKAAAANYFGVTDLSQMTLAQAAFLSALPQRPSALDPYQNGGGPPGSPEAAADAMRERDGVLFNMLGEGYITLDEYETATTTTWEEMNPSRVVHPLLEPHFTFRVQREMVNILASLGVPDPEQAVRTGGYHVITTLDYPLQQVARSEVVRWVAALGDKNVHNGALVAIDSATGEIVAYIGSVDYYNQEDPLVQGQFDVAGLARRQPGSAWKPIVYTSAFQARQATVSTMFVDALTNFGNEQFPYLPTNADVQEHGPLLAMDALRYSLNVPSVQMQGLVGPDITAHFAESLGIASYDYIMAQDPGLSLGLGTVPVNLTTFTQGYSVFAQQGRLHPATAVIEIRDRDGQVVYTRAANGPAETTPLSPAEAYLTHWIIEGNTNPATNLLWGPRARITDPSGVRRHAGFKTGTTDDFKDVSGLGYIPGSLTVGVWMGNAGGEPMSNALGQGLFSADGPLYLWHDFMELAVNQPWDWNGHQPVPNLDFAQPAGVQMSAVCRFSGMSPGGGCGQTIQIPFLEGTLPPVDNVHHTDQWHPNGCFDIVQYVQQAGRPPRWVAAAAAWADKLNNGRQARSGSQYNIAPLHGTGGFGGPICGELMATPTPSPSPPGCRGNQSCPPAPSCPPQPLPCVTPAAAVDSPLASGGPVSAGFLVPIFALPLILGAVPYLVRLVRRRR